AGATGATACGAAGGGTATGGAGGGCTCAGTGCTTTCTTCTCTGGATATCTTCGGATCGGGTAAGCAAATAGATAATGAAATCGAAATACTTAAGTCTAAAACACTTGCCAGACAAGTAATTCAGCACCTGAATCTTTACGGCGAAGTATTTGATGATGGCAAGATCAGGGATGTGGTAGTCTATCAGCAGACACCCGTGAGAATGTTATTTCTGGAACCAGATCATATAGCGCCACTTGAGGACATAAAGTTACCGCTCAAAGTAAATGATGCTACCCAACAGGTGTCTATAGGTAATATTACCTATCACATGGGTGATACCGTTCAAACACAATGGGGTAGGATGGTTTTCCTGCCTGGCAATGTGAAAGGTGATGTCAGGCACAATTATTTTTTGCATGTCTCCGGAGATAAAGTACTTACTTTACAAATGATGGCTAATCTCAAAGTAGGACAGGCTAATAAACAAGCGAACGTGATCAGCCTGGAATACAGTGATGTGATACCTACAAGAGGCGAAGCTGTGCTGAATGAATTGATGAAGGTATACGATGCTGCAGCCATCGATGATAAGAATAGGATGAGTGCTAAAACCATGGCATTTGTAGATGAACGCCTTCGGATCGTGAGCAATGAGCTGGGGCTGGTAGAAGGTGAAATCGAAAAGTTCAAAACGAATGAGGGTTTGGTCGATATCAGTGAACAAAGTAAGATGTTCCTGGAGAGTGTAAAGGAGAATGATACTAAACTGACAGAAGCGAACATGCAGTTGTCCGTTTTAAATTCAATCGAAGATTATGTAAAGGGCAGAAAAGAAGATGAAAATATGGTACCTGCTACATTTGGTTTAACAGATCCTGTGTTGCTGGAACTTGTGAACCGGCTTTCTGAAATCGAAATGCAGCTCACACGTCTGAAGAAAACGACGGGTGAAAATAGCCCGCTGTTATCCAGTCTGCAGGATCAGAAAAAGAAGCTGACACCTGCCATCCTGGAAAATGTGCGCAGTCTGCGTTCAAACCTGGAAGCAGGCAAGCAAAAGCTGATGGTAGATAATGTGAAGTATAGCAGCATTCTCAGAACAGTACCCAGCAAAGAAAGAGCACTGTTGACCATCAGTCGTCAGCAGGTGATCAAAAATAACATTTACACATTCCTGCTGGAAAAGAGAGAAGAAACTGCCCTGCAATATGCTGCGGCTATTTCAGACAGCCGTATCGTAGATGCAGCAGAAGCAGATTCCTTCCCGTTCAGTCCAAGACGATCAATGATACTTGGTCTTGCAGTATTAGGCGGTTTGGCTGTGGTAGCCGGATTTATTTCTGTCAAGGATATGTTCAACAGGGAAGTATTGTTCAGTGCTGACATCGAAAAGGCTACAAATGCACCGATACTGGGCGAAATCATGCAGGACGACAAAGCCCATCCGATAGCCATCACTGATGGTCGACGTACGGCAGTAGCGGAACAATTTCGTGCCCTGCGTACATCCCTCAGCTATATTGGCATTAACGGGGTAAATAAGACCATTATGATCACTTCTTCCATATCAGGTGAGGGAAAGAGCTTTATTGCCATCAACCTGGCTATAAGCCTCTCTTTGATAAAAAAGAAGGTTGTGTTGCTGGAATTTGACCTGCGAAAGCCAAAGGTAAGTAAGATGCTGAATGTACCACATACGCCTGGTATCACCAATTACCTTATCGATCAGGCGGTAATCGGTGATATTCTGAAGAAACCCGTGGAAGGGAACGAGTATTTTTATCTGCTATCATCCGGGGTGGTTCCTCCGAATCCTGCCGAGTTGATCCTGAATGGCAGGCTGGAACAGTTGTTAGCTTCGCTTAGTGCCACTTTTGATTATATTATTATCGATACCGCTCCGGTAGGTCCGGTAACAGATGCCCGCCTGCTGGCACCATTTACAGATGCAACCCTGTTTGTGGTACGCCACCAGCGTACGCCTAAGTTCCACTTAAGAATGATCGACGAATTTTATCATTCGCAAGAACTTGGGAAACTGAGTATTGTATTCAATGGTATCAAAATGCGGGGTATACCAGGTTACTCCTATGGTTATGCCAATGGTTACGGCTATGGTTATGGCAATGGTTATGGTTATGGTTATACCGACGAACATCAGAACGGTTCAATAAAGAAGAAAGGATTAAACCGGCTTTTTAAATAAGCTGCGTTACACACACACCACAACGTTCTGATCCTATACAGATAAACATTTAGAGATATAGACATCCATCAAGACACTCATGGGACTGAGGAGGCGAAGCCATGCCTTCTGATCAAAAGACCATGCCCCCCCCCTGTCTTTATAAATTCCCCCCAAATGCATTTTCGATTTTTTAACCGTTAAAACCATTCCCATGGAAAAGAGTCAGAATTTCTGGTATGCCGTGTATACCAAACCTAGATGGGAAAAGAAAGTTGCAGAGTCATTGATTCGTAAACAGGTCGAAACCTATTGTCCCATCAACAGAGTTACTCATCAGTGGAGTGATCGTAAAAAAGTGGTGGAAGAGCCGCTTTTTAAATCTTATGTATTTGTTCGTATTCCAGAGACGATGAAAACGACCGTGCGTGAAACGGCGGGTATTGTAAACTTTGTATACTGGCTGGGTAAACCAGCTTGTATTCCTGAGCATGAGATTGATCTGATCAAGCGTTTCCTGCATGAATATGACAATGTGGAAGTAGAAAGTTTCCCCATTCATCAAAACGACCTTATACAGATCACTGCTGGCCCACTCATGCATCAGCGTGGCAGGGTAGTGGAGTCAGGAAAAAATACGGTGAAAGCTGTATTATACAGCATGGGATTTGCCCTTACCGCTACTGTCAGGAAAAGCGAACTGGTGCTTCTCAACAGCAATCAATTCAGGCAACAGCCTTCTAACGTTTCGCTTTAACCCCCCCTCTCCATGCAACATATTCTCCTTTGTGGCGGGTCTGGTACCCGCCTCTGGCCGCTGTCTAACAAACAGACGCCTAAACAACTATTGCCGTTATTTGACGGCCAGAGCCTCCTGCAACTGACCTGGCAACGCAATGCGTTTGCCTGCGACAGTGTACTGGCCATTGTAAATGAACAACAGGTCACTACCGTTGCAGATCAGCTGCAAAACTCCGGTGCTGCACATGCACGCTGGATTGCTGAACCTGTAGGTAGAAATACCGCTGCTGCCATTGCTTTAGCAGCCTTCGTCGCCGATCCGGAAACAATTCTCCTCATTACACCAGCAGATCACCTTATTGGTACGCCGGATATCTATGCCCAGAATGTGTTCATGGCAGAGAAACTGGCTGCTGCCAATCACCTCGTAACTATCGGGCTACAGCCTACCTATCCTGAAACAGGCTATGGGTATATACAATACGATGCTTACGATGTAGTACGATTTACTGAAAAACCGGATATCGTAACTGCCGAAGCAATGCTCAACAGTGGTGACTACCTCTGGAACAGCGGCATCTTCTGTGGAAAAGCAGGTGTATTGCTGGAACAGCTGCAACAATATGCTCCAGCTATTTACACTGCTGCTGCCATTGCTGCTGATGAATACCTGGAAACAGGCCGCATCCAGCTATCTACCATGGAAGCAATTCCTGCTGACAGTATTGACTATGCAGTACTTGAGAAAAGCAATATTGTAAAAGTGGTACCCAGTACAATGGAATGGAGTGACGTAGGGGGATATGAAGCACTCGCAGATGCACTTGCCAAACACTACCAGTACAGCAATCACCAGGCTGTCTTTATCCAGAGCGACCCTGTGAACAGCATGGTCCTTGGCAAAGATAAACTGGTTGCGCTCGTAGGCGTGGAAAATGTAGTAGTGGTGAACACGCCTGAAGCCCTGCTGATTCTGCAAAAAGGGAAAGGCCAGGAAGTGAAACAACTGCACCAGTGGGTAAAAGAAAACAGACCTGAATTACTTTAAATAAATACTATGCAACTAAACGATAAAATATATATAGCAGGTCACCGCGGCATGGTAGGCGGTGCAATCAAAAGAAGATTGCAGACTTTAGGGTACAACAACCTGCTCACCCGTAGCTCTGTAGACCTGGACCTGCGTAACCAGGCCGCTGTAAATGAGTTTTTTGAAAGCGAACGACCTGATTACGTATTCCTCGCAGCTGCAAAAGTAGGTGGTATCTATGCGAACAACACTTACCGTGCAGAGTTCCTGTACGATAACCTGATGATGGAAGCCAATATTATTCATGCTGCTTACAAACACGGTGTAAAAAAACTGCAATTCCTGGGTAGCTCCTGCATCTATCCGAAAATGGCCCCACAGCCACTCACAGAAGATAGCCTGCTCACAGGACCTCTCGAAATGACGAACGAACCATATGCCATCGCCAAGATAGCAGGTATCAAACTCTGCGAAGCTTACCGTGATCAATATGGTTGTAATTATATCAGTGTGATGCCCACAAACCTGTATGGCATTGGTGATAACTATCATCCTGAAAACTCACATGTTTTACCTGCCCTGATCCGCCGCTTCCACGAAGCAAAAGAAGCGGGCAAGAACAGTGTAACTGTATGGGGAAGCGGTACCCCACGTCGTGAGTTTTTGTTTGCCGACGACCTGGCTGCTGCCTGTGTATACCTGATGCTGCACTACGATGGCAAAGAACTGGTCAACATTGGCACGGGCGAAGACCTGAGCATCAAAGAACTGGCAGAAACGGTGAAAGAAGTAGTTTGTTATGATGGCAAAATTGTATTTGATCCATCAAAACCTGATGGCACTCCACGTAAACTGATGAATGTTTCCAAACTGCATAGCCTGGGATGGAAACACACGACTGAACTGAAAGAAGGATTAGTACAAGCATACGCGGATTTCCTCAGGAAACGTCATATGGCCGTTAGCTGAGTTTTTTTATTGCTCACATTGTTAATCAAAGTAATCTGATGAAAGTAATCGTAATAGGTACCGGATATGTAGGGTTGGTAACCGGCGCATGTCTGGCAGAAGTAGGAACAGAAGTAGTGTGTGTGGATGTAAATGAAGCAAAAATCAGGAACCTCGATCGTGGTATTCTTCCCATCTATGAACCTGGACTGGAAGAAATAGTGACCCGCAATGTAGCCAATGGCAGACTGTCTTTCAGTACTGACCTGGCAGCGGTGATTCCGGGTGCTGCTGTTGCATTTATAGCAGTAGGCACGCCTCCGGGTGAAGATGGTAGTGCAGATCTGCAATATGTATTACAGGTGGCTAAAGAAATAGGACAGTCTATGACTGACTATCTCGTAGTGGTGACAAAATCTACTGTACCTGTAGGTACGGCGGTGAAAGTAAACAGGGAGATCAAACAGGCTGTACTTAAACGCGATGAACTCCTGGATTATGATGTGGCTTCAAATCCTGAGTTCCTGAAAGAAGGAGCTGCGGTACAGGATTTCCTGAAACCTGACAGGATCGTGGTGGGTGTGAACAGTGGTAAGAGTAAAGAGATACTGGAACAACTGTACAGACCTTTTTTACTGAATGGAAGACCGATCATTTTCATGGACATCGCATCTGCAGAAATGACGAAGTATGCAGCAAATGCGATGCTGGCAACGAAAATTTCTTTTATCAATGATATTGCTAACCTCTGTGACCTTGTTGGCGCAGATGTAAATATGGTGAGAAAAGGGATTGGCTCTGATGCACGTATTGGTACCAGTTTTATATATCCTGGTATTGGTTATGGCGGTAGCTGTTTCCCAAAAGATGTGAAAGCACTGGTGAAAACCGGTAAAGATTATGGGCATACACTGCGCATACTCGAAGCGGTGGAAGCCGTGAATAATGATCAGAAGCTGGTGATGTTCGACAAGATCACAAATCATTATGATGGTGATTTGACCGGAGTCGTATTTGGTATCTGGGGCTTATCATTTAAACCCGGTACGGACGATATGCGCGAAGCAGCGAGTATCGTACTGATCAATGCATTGCTGGAAGCGGGTGCAGTGGTAAGAGTATTTGATCCTGTGGCAATGGAAGAAGCGAGAAAGACATTGGGCGATACGGTGATATGGTGCGAGGATATGTACCATGCAGTGGAAGGTGTGGATGCGGTAGTACTGGTGACGGAGTGGAATGATTTCAGGTTACCGGATTGGAATAGGATGAAAGGAATTGTGGTGTTTGACGGAAGGAATATTTATGATTTGCCTTATTTGAAGAAGAAAGGAATAGTGGCTTACGGTATAGGAACAGCACAGCCGACAGAGATCGAATTTATTACCAAATAAAAAACTTTAAATTCTTTAAAAACTATATAATATGAAAGTGGCCTTAATCACCGGTGTTAACGGACAAGACGGCGCCTACCTGTCAGAACTTTTATTGGAAAAAGGATATATGGTACATGGTATCAAACGCCGTGCTTCCCTTATCAACACGGATAGAATCGACCACCTGTACCAGGACCCCCACGATCCGAACGTGCGTTTCAAACTGCACTACGGTGATATGACCGACAGCACTAACCTGATCCGCATCATCCAGGAAACCCAACCTGACGAGATCTACAACCTGGCTGCTATGAGCCATGTAAAAGTAAGCTTTGACACTCCTGAATATACTGCCAACGCTGATGGTATCGGTACTCTTCGTATTCTCGAAGCACTCCGTATCCTGAAGCTGGACAAAAAGACCCGCGTGTACCAGGCTAGCACCTCAGAACTATATGGTCTGGTGCAGGAGGTTCCTCAGCGCGAATCAACACCTTTCTACCCACGTAGCCCATATGCAGTAGCAAAACTATATGCTTACTGGATCACGGTGAACTATCGTGAAGCCTATGGCATGTTCGCCTGCAATGGTATCCTTTTCAACCACGAAAGTCCGCTGCGTGGCGAAACCTTCGTAACCCGCAAGATCACCCGTGGTGTAGCTGCGATTGCGCTCGGTCAGCAGGACAAAATGTACCTCGGTAACCTGGATGCACGTCGTGACTGGGGTCATGCAAAAGATTATGTAGATGCGATGTGGCGAATCCTGCAACAGGATACCCCTGAAGACTATGTGATCGCAACGGGTATTACTACACCTGTACGTGACTTTGTAAAAATGGCTTTCAACGAATTGGGTATCGAACTGGCATTCTCCGGCCAGGGTGAAAAAGAAGTGGCGATTGTAACAGCCTGCCGTAACAAGGAATTTGTGTTGCCAATCGGTAAAGAAGTAGTAGCAGTAGATGCGAAGTACTTCCGTCCTACAGAAGTAGAATTACTGATCGGTGATCCAACCAAAGCACAGACAAAACTGGACTGGCAGCCTAAATACGACCTGCCTGAACTGGTGAAAGAAATGGTAGCGGCAGATGTTGAGCTGTTCCGCAAAGAGTCTGTTGCACAATTTGAACATCTCATCGGTTAAAATATAATAATTGCGAAGTTATTACCGGTTAAGACAGGTCTTTCCTTTCTCGACGGCCTTCGTGGGTTGGCTGCCCTGTACGTAGCTACAGGGCATGCTTCCTACCTGAATTGAGAGGAAGAAGAAAGTTCATTCAGGCAATTCGTATAGTGTGATCGGTAAAGTATTTGCATGAGATATTTCTGTGTGCAGGTTTGGGTTCGATATGCTGCTTTTTTATTTGATCTGTTTTACTGACGGTATCCTTGATTGTCTATGTTATTATTATAATTTAATGTTGCATTTTTTTAGCTAACTGAATATTACTGTAAACTAACAATAGCTATATCAAAAACCTTTGTATTGTTGGCTGTCGCTGTTGTCACACTTGTTGGCATATGCTTTACATTGTTTCCCGGAAAAATCTTTTACGTCAACCTTTAAGCGAGTTCTAATCAGCCACCCGGAAGTTATGCCGGCAATGGTGAATTAAATATCTATCTATATGAAAATTTTAGTTGAAAATTCTACTTGGAATAACATCGGTGATGGGTTTTACCAGAGTGCACTTTTTGTATTAATTAAAAAATTGTATCCGGAAGCCAATGTATTAATGGAAGAGGGACCGATCTTAAGAGCATTTCGCCCGAAGAGCGACTGGCAAAAGAAGAATGCCCTTCACTTGATGAATTATCAATTTGCTGATCTGCATATTTTCTCTGGTCCTATAATTCGCCAGATACTGACCAATTATAAAGATAAGATCAAACAGATCAAAGAAAGAGGGGAGCAGTATGCACTCGTTAGTGTATCAAGTGCAGGTATCTCTGATTCTTTGCGCACTGAAACGGGAGAATTTTTTCAAAAATATCAGCCGTTGTTCTTATCATCCCGCGATCAGGATACTTATCTGAAGTTCAAAGATTATGTAAAGAATTCTTACAATGGTATCTGCACCGCATTCCTGGTGAATAAAATGTTGCCTGTAGATACACTGGATAAAAATTTCAAATTTTTTATCAGCAGTTTTTACAGGGAACTGGAACCAGTCTACAAAGTAAATGGAGAGGTTGAGATCAGGAACATAGAGCTGGAGCGTAAAAAGACATTTTGTGGGCTCAATCACCGTTTTAGCCGCCACCTGAACCGCTTTCGCCCTGTGCAGGAAGCTATAAAGGGACATAAGATTGTCAGAGTTAACCAGGAAGTGTCTACAAAGTTTAACCATATCAATTTTGCATTACCTAATTCGTTTTTGAGCTATAATCTGCTTTCTTACCTGGCCTTGTATAAATCGGCAGACTTCACGGTATCAGACAGGGTACATTCCTGTGCAGTAAGTCTCGCCTTTGGTAAGCCTGCCCGATTGCTGACCAATAGTCCGAGGGCGGGTATTTTTAACAGACTAGGCTTTGATCATAAAAAGAACAATGGCATCATGTATCCTAATCTTGATATCATTGATTCAGAAGCGGAGAAATTATCTTCATTCATTCAGTCATCTATTTAATTTTGAGCAAAAAGAATCTTTCAGGAACACATGTATTTAACAGCATCAGCTGGATGCTGATGCAAACTGGAGCAACAAAGTTAACCTCCATCTTAGGTCAGATCGTTTTGGCATGGATGCTGGAGCCAGCGCAGTTTGGTCTTATCAGCCTGGTGTATACCGTCACCAGCATTGGTCTGATCATTCAGCAGTTTGGCTTGAACGATGTATTAATCAGGCGGCAGAAGGCCTTTACAAACTGGCTTCCTTTATCCTTTGGCATCTCATGGGTATTCGGATTTGTTTCCTGTATTTTTTTGCTGGTGATGGGTTATATAGGAAGTTTAGTGTACAAGGATCATAACATTTTCGTCCTGGTTGCTTTCTATGCACTGACTACACCATTGGACGCATTGAGTGTGATCCCTCTGACAAAACTGCGTATAGATTTAGATTTTAAAACGCTTTCTGTTATCCGGATCATGGAGACAGTGCTGACGATGTTTATGACGGTAGCACTGGCTTTTATAGGGTTTGGAGTATATAGCTTTGTAATACCTCCACTTGTTGTTTCAGTGACATTCCTAATTGTAAAATACCGTGTTACACACCTGAATATTCATTTTAATCTACACCTGCGCCGTTGGAAGTACCTTACCGTAAGCAGTTCGTGGTCGTTAATAAATTCCATTGTGCAGCGAGTCATGGATCAGGCAGACTATATCGTACTTGGGCTTTTAGTGAGTAAGACCATAGTAGGTATTTATTATATGGCCTTTAGCCTGTCGATACAGGTGATTGGCTTTGTGGCAAATAACCTGCCCAGTGTATTGTTTCCAAGCCTGGCTTCGATTAAAGATAGCCAGCGGGCTAAGGATATGTTCAAAAAAAGTGTGACCTATTTGTCTGTATTTGGTGCGGCCTTCGCCATCTGGCAGGGTGCTACTGCTTACTGGATCGTTCGGGTGTTTCTCTCTGCAAAATGGGTACAGACCATTGCATTGGTAGAAATATTGTCTATAGGTATGGCTTTTCGTGCGGTAGCATGGCTCTGGTCTACACCCTACAGGCTAAAAGGGATGTTTGCCGGTATGGCGAGGCAATCCTTTTATGGACTGATAGTCATGGTGATTCTGGTTTTATCGGGTACACTGCTTTGGGGGGTGCATGGCACGGCTGCAGGTGTATCGCTTTTTTATATATTGATTAGTCCCATCTGGTTATACAATGGTTTTAAACTGTTGGGTGGTACCTGGAAAGAAACCGTGCAGGTATTTGTGATACCGATTCCTTTAGCGATGCTTTGCTATGGTAGTTGCTGGTATTTCTTCAGATTCCTTTATCTGGGTGCTAACCCGGTCACGGCCATGATCCTTATTTCTGTAATCGGTTCAGGATTCTATATGGGTGGCATATACCTTACTATGCCAGATACATTTGCAGAGATCAAAAGATTGCTGTTTGAAAAAATCCCCGTTGTCAACGGAGTTAAACGCTTGCTCACAAGGAACTAGATCAAATATGAAGAGTATTATTTCGACAGGACAGGGCAGATTACATCTGATACAGTCCGCCATTGCTATCAAAGAGCAGGGAGTAGATGTGGAAGTGATTACAGGTTGGGTACCTGGGAAGCACTTTCCTGACAAAGTTATCAATGTCATGGGCAAACTGGTAGGCAGGAGCAACCTTGCCTACGGCTTGCGAAAGCGCTCTCCCAAGGGATTTCCGAGAGAGCTGATCCGCACCTGCAGTTTCTCTGAATTTTATATACAGTTTCTTTTTATCCTTACCAGAAAGAAATTTTTAACGAGAGATAAAGCGGCAAGAATGGGATGGAAAGTTTTTGGTATTGAATCAAAAAAGTACATCCGCAATGGCCAGATCTTTCATGTACGTAGTGGTGCAGGCCGCGCAGGTGCTATTAAAAAGGCTCGTGCACAGGGCATGAAAGTTGTCGTAGACCATAGTATTGCGCACCCCAGTGAAATTAAAAGACAACTGGACAAACTACTAAGCGAAAGCAAAGAATCAAAATTCATCAATATCTCCGATGGCTTCTGGAACAATGTGTTGAAAGATTGTGAAGAAGCAGATGTGGTGTTGGTGAATTCAGACTATGTGAAAGACACTTTTGTTGCACAGGGTTTTGCTGCTGATAAGATCAAAGTGATTCACCTGGGTATCGATGAGAGCTTTCATTCACTAAAACAATCTTATGAGTCAGGTACGATCCGCCTGGTTTTCACAGGCAACTTCGGTGTACGCAAAGGTGCTCACCTGATCGTATCGGCTATCGAACAACTTATTCAAAAAGATTTTCCTTTCACACTGGATGTGATTGGCAATGTATCGAACGAACTGGCTATTCCGGATTGGTTCAGGAATCATCCGGGTATCACCCTGCATGGTTCAATGCCACAAGATCAGCTGAAGACATTTCTCGCAAAGAGCGATCTGTATATTTTCCCGACATATGTAGAGGGCGCGGCACAATCCGTGAAAGAGGCGATGGCAGCAGGACTACCGGTAATCACCACTGTAAACAGCGGGGCGCCGGTAACACACATGGAAAACGGTTTTTTGATTCCCGATGATAACGCCGATGCACTGGCAGCTGCTATCCTGCAACTAAGCGCAGCACCGGCACTGAGAAAGGAATTGGGACTCAAAGCAGCAGAAACGATTCGCACCGGCCACACATGGGAACGATATGCACAGGAAGTAACTGAACTATATAAAAGCATAATCAGCGCATGAATTTATCCAGGAACAAATCGAATATAAAAATCGTATTGTACTCTCTGCTCAGTTCTGTGCAGATGTCATTTGTGGGTACGCTTATTATGAGTGAAGTATATGCAGGTCTCAACTCATTGAATTTTAGCCGTACCAAACAACTATACCACAATAATCCTGACGTGAAAAGGATACAGGTAGCTTTGCTGATATTCCTCGCCATACAAATGTTGAGCGATGTGATTAATAACAATAGCATGAACAACATGCTAAGAGGTTGGGCGGCGATTGGGGTATCCCTGGTGGTTTTTACATTTATGTTCAGGATGTTCGACGACACACCCCGGATAATTATCGCCTTTATGTGTGCCGAGGTAGTCAGGTTGATTCTCTTTGGCAGTTCGAGTCTGGAGCAGGATACATCTTCTATGATGGAGGACTATTCAGTCTTTAAGTTCAGGATTGCACCAATTACTAACTATATTATTTTAATCATTACGTTTTACACGTATAATCAGCGAAAGGATATGCTCACCGTAGCCATTATTATGGCGTATGGACTTACCAATGTGGCACTTGACTTTCGTTCGAACGGGATGTTCTTCCTTTTTGGGGGATTGATCATTCACTTCCGCAGGGTGCTTATGCATATGACTCTTGCAAGAAAAATCGGCTTAACCATTTTTGTGGGCATTCTTTTCCAGGTCTTGTATATATTTTATGTAAATGCCGTATTGTCTGGTGAATTTGGAGGTAAGCATGCCGATGATCAGCTATCACATGCAGATAATCCTTACAATCCATTTGCTTTGATCGGAGAGGGGCGAGGTGAATTTTTTGTAGCCATCGAAGCTATAAAAGATGCACCCTGGCTTGGACATGGCTCCTGGGCAGTAGATGAGAACAATCATTACCGCAGTCTGATGTTTAAAGATCTAGACAGAGATAGAAGCCGAATGGAAGCACTGAATAACAGTGGTGTGATACCCAGTCACTCTATATTATTGGGGGCTTGGTTGTATGGAGGTATCATTGCATTTCTCTGTATCTTCTACATTTTCTGGTTGGTCATGAAACGGGCGTTTTCACTTATCATGAATGAGCGGGCTATGGAGACTCCTTACTACCCGATCCTTGTATACTTTACGGTTCAGCTACTCTGGGTATTCCCATTCTCACCTTTGCCACATATCCGAAATACGCTACCATTGATAATCGGATTCATAATTACCATTTACCATTCATTACAAAACGAAGAAGACGATGAAGAAGAAGATCTGCTTCCTGACAACGGGGGATATCACGACGATAGCTACTATGAAGCGCGCCCTGGGAATGGCCAATCCATTAGCTGATCTGGGATGGGAGGTCTCCATCATTGCGATGGACTGTGCTGAGAACAGGGAAAGAGCCAGCATAGAGTGTGGTCCTAATGTAGCTGTATATTTTTATAAACCAGCCAACATGAATGGTGAGGTGGAACAAAAAATCATGCTGCTGAAAGAGATTCGTCCTGATTATATTTATTTCTGCTCTTTTGGATTCCGTAACTGGATTCGAAAAAGTGCATTGGGCTTCAACCCGCAGATGGTGATTGAACACTCTGAACTACAATCAGGTATTCCTGATAATAAGGGATTGAA
This Chitinophaga sancti DNA region includes the following protein-coding sequences:
- a CDS encoding glycosyltransferase, with the translated sequence MKSIISTGQGRLHLIQSAIAIKEQGVDVEVITGWVPGKHFPDKVINVMGKLVGRSNLAYGLRKRSPKGFPRELIRTCSFSEFYIQFLFILTRKKFLTRDKAARMGWKVFGIESKKYIRNGQIFHVRSGAGRAGAIKKARAQGMKVVVDHSIAHPSEIKRQLDKLLSESKESKFINISDGFWNNVLKDCEEADVVLVNSDYVKDTFVAQGFAADKIKVIHLGIDESFHSLKQSYESGTIRLVFTGNFGVRKGAHLIVSAIEQLIQKDFPFTLDVIGNVSNELAIPDWFRNHPGITLHGSMPQDQLKTFLAKSDLYIFPTYVEGAAQSVKEAMAAGLPVITTVNSGAPVTHMENGFLIPDDNADALAAAILQLSAAPALRKELGLKAAETIRTGHTWERYAQEVTELYKSIISA
- a CDS encoding polysaccharide pyruvyl transferase family protein, with the protein product MKILVENSTWNNIGDGFYQSALFVLIKKLYPEANVLMEEGPILRAFRPKSDWQKKNALHLMNYQFADLHIFSGPIIRQILTNYKDKIKQIKERGEQYALVSVSSAGISDSLRTETGEFFQKYQPLFLSSRDQDTYLKFKDYVKNSYNGICTAFLVNKMLPVDTLDKNFKFFISSFYRELEPVYKVNGEVEIRNIELERKKTFCGLNHRFSRHLNRFRPVQEAIKGHKIVRVNQEVSTKFNHINFALPNSFLSYNLLSYLALYKSADFTVSDRVHSCAVSLAFGKPARLLTNSPRAGIFNRLGFDHKKNNGIMYPNLDIIDSEAEKLSSFIQSSI
- a CDS encoding oligosaccharide flippase family protein — translated: MSKKNLSGTHVFNSISWMLMQTGATKLTSILGQIVLAWMLEPAQFGLISLVYTVTSIGLIIQQFGLNDVLIRRQKAFTNWLPLSFGISWVFGFVSCIFLLVMGYIGSLVYKDHNIFVLVAFYALTTPLDALSVIPLTKLRIDLDFKTLSVIRIMETVLTMFMTVALAFIGFGVYSFVIPPLVVSVTFLIVKYRVTHLNIHFNLHLRRWKYLTVSSSWSLINSIVQRVMDQADYIVLGLLVSKTIVGIYYMAFSLSIQVIGFVANNLPSVLFPSLASIKDSQRAKDMFKKSVTYLSVFGAAFAIWQGATAYWIVRVFLSAKWVQTIALVEILSIGMAFRAVAWLWSTPYRLKGMFAGMARQSFYGLIVMVILVLSGTLLWGVHGTAAGVSLFYILISPIWLYNGFKLLGGTWKETVQVFVIPIPLAMLCYGSCWYFFRFLYLGANPVTAMILISVIGSGFYMGGIYLTMPDTFAEIKRLLFEKIPVVNGVKRLLTRN